The Gardnerella leopoldii genomic interval CAATGATGATTCGCAAACAGATGTTGCTCCAATCAATCATGATGTAACTTTGCCTGTTATGCGAGAGCAGCAGGAGGCTCCTGTAGAGCCGCGTAATTTATTTGCAGATGCGCAAGCAATTCAGCAAGAAAGTGCGACTAAAGAAGAACCTTCTCAACAAGATTCTGTGGTTTCTGCAGTTGATTCGGTTTCTGCAGTTGATCAAGCTGATTCGGTTGCTCAGGTTTCTTCGGTTACGCCAGTTAATTCGGAAACAAATGTATTGCAAAACGAAAGTTCTCAAGAATTTCCAGTATCTCCATTAAATTCAACTGAAACTTTTGCTGAAAATATTGTCAATACTTCAGCTTTTAATAGTGCAAATACAGGTTCTAATAATCTCGATATTAACAGTTTTGGCTCTACAAATCTCGGTACTACAAGTCTCGACTCTAATAATCTCGATATTAACAATTCTGATGCGGAGTACACACCTGCATTTGAGCCAGGCTCCGTATTTGAAAAAGTATCAAAAGGCGAATTTGACTCTCAAGAAAATGTAGTGGAAGCCGGCGGATTCACGTCAAAAGAAGCTGAAGAAAGTAGTGATTTTTCAAAGCAATTTGAGATGGCGCAATATTCGCAGTTGCTTCCGTTCTTGGCTGCAAACACTGGGTTATACGATGACTTGTACGCGTGGCTCGCAGCTCAAGGTAATTCTGAAGTAGATGCTGCACTAGCTAGAAACAGCGGTTATAGTGCATATCGCAAAGCTATTGAACAGTAAGCAAGTAGGGTGGGAATATGAGTGATACAAACAACGTGGAGCAGGATTCGTCAGAGCAAGTTTTTACTGATGCAGTAGTTGAAAATACTACGTCAGAGGATGGTTCTTTAGAAAAATCTGGCTCTAATAATACGAACAGCGCTCGTACTAACGCTTTACAACATATAGTTGAGTGGAAGCAGCAATATCAGGCTCAGCTATCTCCTTCTCCACTAGAAGATATAACGCAACTTGCTGCTCAATTAGAGTTGACGCATGCTCATCCTTCCGGAATTGCGCAACTTTTTGCAAGCGGAAAAGTAACATTAAAATCTTTATTCCGGGACGCTGGAATGTTGCGAGCTGCTGGGCGAAGGCTAGATCGAGTTTTTGAAGATAGAGACGCAAAAGCGCACGAAAGTGGTGTTTCCGAGCTTTCTTTAATAGTCGGTGTTGCATCGTGGAATGGCAACCATGTGCCTGTTCTTACGTATCCTGTGAAAGTTGTTCGTGACACTAATCAAGATGAAACCTCCGCCACTATTTATTTCTCTGGAAGTGTTGGGCTGAACAATTCGCTTGTGTCGCGTTTAAGTGAGCGTGGTGTTCAACTTAGGGAAGATGTTTTATTCGACGGATCTCAATATGAAAGTGGAACGCCAGAAACTTCTGTAGTGTTTGATGCTATTTGTAAGCAAGCTCGCTCAGCTTTTCCAGATTTTGATATTGAGCGCGATATTATACTTGGCTGCTTCACAGATGCTGGTTCGCGTTTCGTAGCAGAAAGTGAACAAATTATTAACGCTTTGCAATCTGGCAATGTTGGGAATGCAATGATTGACGCTATGGCTGGCGATGATCGAGCTATTCATAAGCTTCAGTCTGCAAATAAGCCAGAATATAGTCCTTTCGACGCAGATCCTCATAGCGAATGCGAAGTTGGTGAAGTAGATAACGTTGTGCGTTATGCAGCGGAGCTTGTTGCTTCTGGAAAATCTCTGTTCGTGGATATTGATTCGGGATCGGATTCAGCTGCGATTGCTGCTGCGATTGTTTCTCGTTCTGTGATTGCAGGACGTTCTGTGTTGTATGTGCCTAATGTTGTTGAACAGCAGAGGCGTTTCCGTTACACGTTGAATACGCATGAAATTTCCTCATTAGCATTAGACGTTGCGGATGGTCATATTGCTAAGCATGTCGATGCGCAGTTGATTGCAGCAGTTGGCGCTAGACATAGTATTGCGACTTCACGATTTGAGCAGGTTGCAGATGAGTTGGTTGGAGTGCGTTCTCGCCTTACTCGTTATTTAGGTGATCTTCATGGTATCAACGAAACTTGGGGAGTATCTGCATATCAAACAATCCAGAATCTTGCAGCAATTGCAATGTTCCCAACCCATCCGTCTACGCATGTGCGTTTAGATGTTGCCGCAGCGCACGCTATGACCGGTCATATTGAGGAGTGGTCGAAGAAATTCCACCAAGCCGATGAACTTGGAGAGTTTAGGATAAATCCTGAAGATACTCCTTGGTTTGGCGCGTCGATATTTGACGAAAATGAAGCTATATCTGTATATCAGCGTGTTGTAGACGTGCTTCTTAAGCTTCTTCCAGCAACTCGAGAACAAGTTAAAAGCACTGTGCAAAGCTGTGGTTTCCCTGTGCCAACAACAGCTCGTGAGTGGAGTCGTCAAGTTACAGTTCTCAAAAATTTGCGACGTGTACTTGACGTATTCCAGCCTGAAATTTTTGAGCGCGATTTAGATGCAATGATTGAAGCGAGTAAGCCGAAAGCTCAGCGTAAAGCCGAAGGCACAATTATGGGCTTCTGGGAACGTAGACATCATGTTCGTGAAGCGCGCAGCTTGCTAAGAGTTGGAGCTAAAGTCGATGATTTGCATGAAGCATTAAAGATTGTTGCGCAGCAAGCAGCTCAGTGGCGTACTTTCGTGCCTCACGGCGGATGGCCTGTTTTGCCGCCAAAATTGGATGATATTGTAAATACTCAAGAGTTATTAGCAAGGCATTTAGTTGCTCTTGATGCAGTGTTAGCAACAACTCTTAAGGGCGCAGATCTTGAAAATATTGAATTTGCGCAGCTCGAAGCTCGTTTGCAAGATTTACATGACGACAGAGCATCTCTAGATACTCTCCCTGGTCGTTGCAATTTGGAACGCGAGTTCAGCAAAGCGGGCTTATCTGATTTAGTCAGCGATTTGCGTCGTCGCAACGTTACAGGTAATGCAATTGACGGTGAGTTGCAATTAGCTTGGTGGACTACTGTTTTTGAAGATATCGTTAATTCTTCTGCAATTATTTCTCACCAAGATGGCTCAGCAATGCAAGATGCTTCTGATCGATTCGTGCAAGTTGATACAGAACATGTGCGTTCAATCGGTCCAATGGTTCAGCAAGAAGCTATGAGGCATTTGTGTGATTTGTTGTTCTCGCATACGCAAGAAGCTAATCAGTTACATACTATGCTTGCCGGAAACCGTTCTGGAATTACTTTTAATAAATTATTGCGCAATTATGCGGAACTTGTTTTGGCTGCGAAACCAATACTTGTAGCTATGCCATCTACTCTTACTATGATGACTCCATTGAGACCTATTGCAGATACTGTAATAATTGATTCGGCATCTCATATATCAAATATTGAGTTGCTATCTATTTTGTCTCGTGCTCATCAAGTAGTAGTTTTAGCACATAAGCAAACAATAAGTTCTGAAAGCTTGCGTTCGCTTATTTCATTACTCCCATCTGTAACAGTAGTTTCTAGAGCAACAAGGCGCTCGCTTCGTTTAGCGCGATTCTTGGAAGAACATGGTTACGGAAAGTTGCGTCATGACGTTCCTGTTGAGCGTTTGCAAGGTAAAGTTCGTTTGCATCAAATTGAAGCAACTGGAGTTCCAGTAATGTCTTCTGGGCTTATTGAAAGCAGCCAGCGTGAAATTGATGAAGTAGTTGAGCTTATTCGTCAGCGTGCGAATACGTTTACGGTTGTTCCTTCAAGCTATGTGCTTGTTGTAGTTACGTTGACAAACGTGTTCCGCAGTCGTTTGGGAGCTGAGTTGAAGTCTTTGTCTATTAAAGACGAAAACATGGCTAGATTCTTGCGACATGTGAGACTTTTGGGCGTTAATGAAGCTTCTGGAGCAATAGCAACAGATGTAATTATGTCGCTTTGCTATGCAAAAACATCTCATGGCAGACTTCTTCAGCAGTTTGGATTGCTTGAAGAAGAAGGTGGAAGCAGTATGCTTCTTGACGCTTTGGCTCTAGCTCGTCGTCATCTAGATATTGTTAGTGCGTTTACATCTAAAGATATGGAAGATGAGCGTTTGCACCAAGATGGTCCAAAGCTTTTGAAGAGTCTTTTGCAATGGGCTGAGAAGTTAAGTGATAAGCCGCTTCGTCCAGAAGATGCTAACGATGTTGAAGCGCAAATTGCTGCAGAAGCTGCGCAAAGGAATGTGCTATTTACTGATTTAGCTGAGCGTATTCGCTCGCGTGGATTAAAAGTTGCAGTCAACTATGGCTTCGATAATGGCGTTAGAATTCCTCTAGTAGTTGGACTTGCGGATAAGCCATTTGCTGTTGCTGTGCTTACGGATGATGCGCAATTTATGAGCGTGCAATCAACTCGTGAACGTCATCGCATGATTATTCAGGATTTGGAATCCTTGGGCTGGTCAGTTATGACAGTGTGGAGTGTTGGAGCTTTTGTCAATCCTGAAAAAGAGGTTGATCGTGTTGTTTCTCGTCTCGGGGAATTGTATGGTGACAACGAATGAGTAAATACGATCCCAATAGAAGATCTCCCCGCAGGTCGGTTAGGGTTGTTCGTGAAGGCTCAGAGCTTTTTGATGCAGATGGCGTTAAACTCGAGCCTTCTGACGAGCTTACTTTGCAACAGCGCAATCAAGACGACGATAATCGCATTTTAAGCGAATTGCCGCCTCACTGGGCGGTGTTTTCCGAGCGTATGAGTTGAGCTTGAAATACGCGAGAAGTAGCAGAATGATTTATTCTTGTTGCTGCTTGTTGCTGACTGGCTATTATCGCTAATTGCTAATAATTACCGCTGATTTCTACTAATCGTGTACGTATTCCATGACGGCAATCTCATTGTGACAATTTCATGGCAATAATTGCCAAAGAGGGGTTTGCAGACTGAGCTTGTAATAATCGCAACGCATCTGCAGCAGGCATAGCAAGAGTGGTAGTATTCTGCTGATTTTGTGAAGCTTGAGTGTTTTGACTTATTTGCATCACCATAACATTATGAACTACGCTAACATAGCGTTCGTCAATTTCTGCAATATTGTTTTCTTCAATATCGTGGTTTTTGTTTTTATCGTTATTTTCTGCAGTGCTACTTTTAGATTTTTCGCTGTTTCGGCTTTCTGCATTTTGAGAGTTAGAAATTTCTTCATCTTGCACAGGCTTGCTAAAAGCTAAATCGATTTTTTCGCCAGGAAGCAGTGTGTGATCTGCACTAGCTAAATGAATGGTAATAGAAGTGAATCCTTTTGGAATGCGCGGAATTTTACTTAATAGTGTTTGCAAAATTGGCATGCCTTTACGTATTTCACATGTTGCAACAATAGAAGCATTCGCGCTTATATTATTGGATAGCGCTTGATTAAATACTTTATGCTTAGGCACTCGAACGTATGCAATATCGTTTACGCTAACGCGTGAACCTTGCTGAATATTGTGTTTAGCTACTGCTATGACTTGAGTCTCTTGTGAATCAATAATAGTTGACACAACGAGTAAAGCCATCATTCCAGCACATAGCACAATAATGATTTTCCGCACGAAAGCGCGTTGCCTTCGCTGCAATAACGCACTATTTTTTGCGTTATTTTGAGATTTAAATAAAGAAAAATTTATGCTCATACTTGCATTTTGAAATATAAAAAATGCAAGAGCAAGAAAAATTGCGCACTGTGGATAAAACCTATTAGCGCGCAATATTTAAACAATAATTAATATTTATAATTTTACAAAATCATTTATCGGTTCGATAAAAGCCTTTGCCTTTAAAGTTGATTGGAGGAGCGGAGTACACTTTGTGCACTGCATCTTTCCCGCACTGAGGGCAAATGGTAATAGGGTCATCTGAAAATGATTGATGTTCTGAAAAATCGTATCCGCATTGCTTGCAACGATAATGATAAGTAGGCAAAAGTCCCTCCGAAGTTACACGAGCACGTAAGTAGAAACTTACTGTTCCTTCACATATCCTAGTACATACTATGACAGTTATTATAGGTGTTAAATTTGCTTAGTGAATGATTGCGGCACAGCATATTGTGTGATGGCGCGCGCAATAATCCCACAT includes:
- a CDS encoding variant leucine-rich repeat-containing protein; its protein translation is MSERQTVQRWMITVGGVEQARVGAGQSVEIGRKPIRPLREDGFARVDIVDNKRSMSKRHALLIVDMRGVATIRDLHSTNGTYLVSENGDLLRLEPDVDFQLPDNLMRMQFGDVPVDFVRVEEESAEVEKDNAVRNLFSYATDESHDEPAASDLSVDQILDLRAGEPTGVFHAQSVSHPGLSWKQGMQNQTQLNDDSQTDVAPINHDVTLPVMREQQEAPVEPRNLFADAQAIQQESATKEEPSQQDSVVSAVDSVSAVDQADSVAQVSSVTPVNSETNVLQNESSQEFPVSPLNSTETFAENIVNTSAFNSANTGSNNLDINSFGSTNLGTTSLDSNNLDINNSDAEYTPAFEPGSVFEKVSKGEFDSQENVVEAGGFTSKEAEESSDFSKQFEMAQYSQLLPFLAANTGLYDDLYAWLAAQGNSEVDAALARNSGYSAYRKAIEQ
- a CDS encoding helicase, with product MSDTNNVEQDSSEQVFTDAVVENTTSEDGSLEKSGSNNTNSARTNALQHIVEWKQQYQAQLSPSPLEDITQLAAQLELTHAHPSGIAQLFASGKVTLKSLFRDAGMLRAAGRRLDRVFEDRDAKAHESGVSELSLIVGVASWNGNHVPVLTYPVKVVRDTNQDETSATIYFSGSVGLNNSLVSRLSERGVQLREDVLFDGSQYESGTPETSVVFDAICKQARSAFPDFDIERDIILGCFTDAGSRFVAESEQIINALQSGNVGNAMIDAMAGDDRAIHKLQSANKPEYSPFDADPHSECEVGEVDNVVRYAAELVASGKSLFVDIDSGSDSAAIAAAIVSRSVIAGRSVLYVPNVVEQQRRFRYTLNTHEISSLALDVADGHIAKHVDAQLIAAVGARHSIATSRFEQVADELVGVRSRLTRYLGDLHGINETWGVSAYQTIQNLAAIAMFPTHPSTHVRLDVAAAHAMTGHIEEWSKKFHQADELGEFRINPEDTPWFGASIFDENEAISVYQRVVDVLLKLLPATREQVKSTVQSCGFPVPTTAREWSRQVTVLKNLRRVLDVFQPEIFERDLDAMIEASKPKAQRKAEGTIMGFWERRHHVREARSLLRVGAKVDDLHEALKIVAQQAAQWRTFVPHGGWPVLPPKLDDIVNTQELLARHLVALDAVLATTLKGADLENIEFAQLEARLQDLHDDRASLDTLPGRCNLEREFSKAGLSDLVSDLRRRNVTGNAIDGELQLAWWTTVFEDIVNSSAIISHQDGSAMQDASDRFVQVDTEHVRSIGPMVQQEAMRHLCDLLFSHTQEANQLHTMLAGNRSGITFNKLLRNYAELVLAAKPILVAMPSTLTMMTPLRPIADTVIIDSASHISNIELLSILSRAHQVVVLAHKQTISSESLRSLISLLPSVTVVSRATRRSLRLARFLEEHGYGKLRHDVPVERLQGKVRLHQIEATGVPVMSSGLIESSQREIDEVVELIRQRANTFTVVPSSYVLVVVTLTNVFRSRLGAELKSLSIKDENMARFLRHVRLLGVNEASGAIATDVIMSLCYAKTSHGRLLQQFGLLEEEGGSSMLLDALALARRHLDIVSAFTSKDMEDERLHQDGPKLLKSLLQWAEKLSDKPLRPEDANDVEAQIAAEAAQRNVLFTDLAERIRSRGLKVAVNYGFDNGVRIPLVVGLADKPFAVAVLTDDAQFMSVQSTRERHRMIIQDLESLGWSVMTVWSVGAFVNPEKEVDRVVSRLGELYGDNE
- a CDS encoding CpaB family protein, encoding MSINFSLFKSQNNAKNSALLQRRQRAFVRKIIIVLCAGMMALLVVSTIIDSQETQVIAVAKHNIQQGSRVSVNDIAYVRVPKHKVFNQALSNNISANASIVATCEIRKGMPILQTLLSKIPRIPKGFTSITIHLASADHTLLPGEKIDLAFSKPVQDEEISNSQNAESRNSEKSKSSTAENNDKNKNHDIEENNIAEIDERYVSVVHNVMVMQISQNTQASQNQQNTTTLAMPAADALRLLQAQSANPSLAIIAMKLSQ
- a CDS encoding FmdB family zinc ribbon protein, encoding MPTYHYRCKQCGYDFSEHQSFSDDPITICPQCGKDAVHKVYSAPPINFKGKGFYRTDK